A stretch of Spirosoma oryzicola DNA encodes these proteins:
- a CDS encoding PP2C family protein-serine/threonine phosphatase has protein sequence MKSLLFTGKTDVGQRRTDNQDAFICSTIWAETSGLLGVIDGVGGYAGGDRAAAIAKESIEQYMATPNGNPLSMLREAVVFANNQINTQRQQEPRLAQMCCVLTTAVADTQSGKLYYVHVGDTRLYRYRQGVLEKLTYDHSLVGVREDANQLTEAEAMQHPRRNEILRDVGSMVHRVDDPDFLESGETDFLPGDWLLFCSDGLTDMITQAQIKAVLDQKRSLDEQTTELIRLANKQGGNDNITVVLAKNNASATEPAPALTEATETPASSVQPVAVPLVEKATPVDTKPARKRPVGLWVLFSLFAIGLIAAIVWYQFQPSSQSDARTADSLTISQPGSTVGAVSRFDSLLQNAYRSKDHRLLLPADTFRLTKPLLITDSLLSIVGDNRLTVLMPADSTQVPVALRITRSGAVPLENITISGFKTGIETIRDAKLQLSNVYFANVGLPISAAVRQDTFRKTVVILSVQNGPDSIKTRRQ, from the coding sequence ATGAAATCATTACTGTTCACCGGTAAGACCGACGTAGGCCAGCGCCGAACCGATAATCAGGACGCTTTTATCTGTTCAACGATCTGGGCGGAAACCAGTGGGTTACTGGGAGTCATCGACGGTGTTGGTGGTTACGCCGGGGGCGACCGGGCAGCGGCTATTGCCAAAGAATCGATTGAGCAATACATGGCAACGCCCAACGGGAACCCGTTGTCGATGCTACGCGAAGCAGTCGTATTCGCCAATAACCAAATCAATACCCAACGTCAGCAGGAGCCTCGACTGGCGCAGATGTGCTGCGTGCTGACCACCGCCGTAGCCGATACCCAATCGGGTAAGCTGTATTACGTACACGTGGGCGATACGCGCCTGTACCGGTACCGGCAGGGCGTTCTCGAAAAGCTAACCTACGATCATTCGCTGGTTGGCGTTCGGGAAGATGCCAACCAGCTCACCGAAGCCGAAGCGATGCAGCACCCACGCCGGAACGAAATATTGCGGGATGTGGGGTCGATGGTGCACCGGGTCGATGACCCTGATTTTCTGGAGTCGGGAGAAACCGATTTTCTGCCGGGCGATTGGCTATTGTTCTGTAGCGACGGCCTGACGGATATGATTACACAGGCGCAAATCAAAGCAGTCCTGGATCAGAAACGTAGCCTTGACGAGCAAACGACCGAGCTGATCCGGCTAGCGAACAAGCAGGGTGGGAATGATAACATTACGGTCGTTCTGGCCAAAAATAACGCATCAGCTACCGAACCTGCGCCAGCATTGACCGAGGCAACAGAGACCCCAGCGTCCAGCGTGCAACCCGTAGCCGTTCCGCTTGTCGAAAAGGCAACACCGGTTGATACGAAGCCAGCCCGAAAGCGCCCGGTCGGGTTATGGGTTCTATTTAGTTTGTTCGCGATCGGACTGATTGCAGCCATCGTGTGGTACCAATTCCAGCCATCCAGCCAATCGGATGCCCGGACAGCTGACAGCCTGACCATTAGTCAACCAGGCTCGACAGTAGGGGCAGTTTCCCGATTTGATTCGTTATTACAGAACGCTTATCGCAGCAAAGACCATCGGCTGCTTTTGCCTGCCGATACGTTTCGGCTGACGAAACCTTTGCTAATAACCGATTCGTTGCTGAGCATTGTGGGTGATAACCGACTAACCGTTCTTATGCCCGCCGATTCTACGCAAGTGCCAGTAGCGTTACGGATTACCCGTTCAGGAGCCGTGCCACTGGAAAATATAACGATCAGTGGATTCAAGACCGGTATTGAGACAATCCGCGACGCGAAGTTGCAACTCTCAAACGTGTACTTTGCTAATGTGGGCTTACCAATTAGTGCCGCTGTTCGACAAGATACCTTCCGCAAAACCGTTGTAATCCTGTCCGTACAAAATGGGCCAGATTCAATTAAAACAAGACGCCAGTAA